One Streptomyces sp. NBC_00554 DNA segment encodes these proteins:
- a CDS encoding glycoside hydrolase family 43 protein: MTAAHIRNPVLPGFHPDPSIVRVGAEYFLATSTFEWFPGVPVHRSTDLAHWEPAGHILDRADLLDLRGVADSAGVWAPSLSYHDGRFWLVYSIVRTIGHPYKDVDNYLITAPAIEGPWSEPVFLNSSGFDPSFFHDEDGRSWLLNIQWDPRDGHPSFAGILLQEYDAGKQALIGQPRTILTQEELIEGPNVYRREGWYYLMLAEGGTGWNHGIVMARSRELAGPYELDPGGSLLTTRDAPEWPLQKAGHGELVQTPQGEWYLAHLASRPVRTDDGPRCVLGREACLQRVAWTQEGWLRLADGGRRPSVEVPAPPGVEPGAAEPAAVRDEFNGPVLDGGWSTLRVPAAPDWLTLAERPGYLRLRGRQSLHSRFDQSLVARPLTSVRCEATTVVDFRPAHFSQLAGLVCWYDTSTHYYLRLTHVEGVGRTLGVVLTDDGTYRELPGSELSTDDWPLVHLRARFDGADLRFSASPDGTDWQQVGPALDASKLSDDYGSRLRFTGAFVGVCVQDLGGTRVSADFDWFELRDQL, encoded by the coding sequence ATGACCGCGGCCCACATCCGCAACCCCGTGCTGCCGGGCTTCCACCCGGATCCGAGCATCGTGCGCGTCGGCGCGGAGTACTTCCTCGCCACCTCCACCTTCGAATGGTTCCCGGGCGTGCCCGTGCACCGCTCGACCGATCTCGCCCACTGGGAACCGGCCGGTCACATCCTGGACCGCGCCGACCTGCTCGACCTGCGCGGAGTCGCCGACTCGGCCGGAGTGTGGGCGCCCTCGCTGTCGTACCACGACGGCAGGTTCTGGCTGGTCTACAGCATCGTGCGCACGATCGGGCACCCCTACAAGGACGTCGACAACTACCTGATCACCGCCCCCGCGATCGAAGGCCCGTGGTCGGAGCCGGTCTTCCTCAACTCCTCCGGTTTCGACCCGTCCTTCTTCCACGACGAGGACGGCCGCAGCTGGCTGCTCAACATCCAGTGGGACCCGCGCGACGGACATCCCTCCTTCGCCGGGATCCTGCTCCAGGAGTACGACGCCGGGAAGCAGGCCCTGATCGGGCAGCCCCGCACGATCCTTACGCAGGAGGAGCTGATCGAGGGCCCCAACGTCTACCGGCGCGAGGGCTGGTACTACCTGATGCTCGCGGAGGGCGGCACGGGCTGGAACCACGGCATCGTGATGGCGCGCTCGCGCGAGCTGGCAGGGCCGTACGAACTCGACCCGGGCGGCTCGCTGTTGACCACCCGCGACGCCCCCGAGTGGCCGTTGCAGAAAGCGGGGCACGGCGAACTCGTCCAGACCCCGCAGGGGGAGTGGTACCTCGCCCACCTGGCCTCACGCCCCGTACGGACCGACGACGGGCCGCGCTGCGTCCTGGGCCGGGAGGCCTGCCTCCAGCGGGTGGCCTGGACGCAGGAGGGGTGGCTGCGGCTGGCGGACGGGGGGCGGAGGCCGAGTGTGGAGGTTCCGGCGCCCCCAGGGGTGGAGCCGGGGGCCGCCGAGCCGGCCGCCGTACGCGACGAGTTCAACGGGCCCGTACTGGACGGGGGTTGGAGCACGTTGCGAGTGCCCGCCGCCCCGGACTGGCTCACGCTCGCCGAGCGGCCGGGGTACCTGCGGCTGCGCGGCAGACAGAGCCTGCACTCGCGCTTCGACCAGAGTCTGGTCGCACGGCCGCTCACCTCGGTGCGCTGCGAGGCGACGACGGTCGTCGACTTCCGTCCCGCGCACTTCAGCCAACTCGCGGGCCTGGTCTGCTGGTACGACACCTCCACCCACTACTACCTGCGCCTTACGCACGTCGAGGGCGTGGGCCGGACGCTGGGCGTGGTCCTCACCGACGACGGCACCTACCGCGAGCTTCCGGGCAGTGAACTCTCCACGGACGACTGGCCGTTGGTGCATCTCCGGGCCCGCTTCGACGGCGCGGACCTCCGCTTCTCCGCCTCGCCCGACGGGACGGACTGGCAGCAGGTGGGCCCGGCCCTGGACGCGAGCAAGCTCTCCGACGACTACGGGAGCCGGCTGCGTTTCACCGGAGCGTTCGTCGGGGTCTGCGTCCAGGACCTGGGCGGGACCCGGGTCTCCGCGGACTTCGACTGGTTCGAACTGCGCGATCAGCTGTAG
- a CDS encoding IS110 family transposase, whose protein sequence is MSASAGFDIAKDFHWLAVIDDRGHLLLSHRVGNDPDAIEEALGELRALAAEHDNITVGLDIIGGIAALLTATLLIDGFPCVHVPGLAVNRARQATRGGQNNSDPRDAKVIAEQVMFRTDLRRIELPDDRAAELRLLAGHRTALVKEATARTARMRDLLTGIHPGLERVIDATTRSGLILLGHYVTPAEIRRAGPTRIADYLRKRGVRQPALTSLADAAHAAARAQHTSLPGERRTATLIRELAAELLAGKDRLKTLDAEIARLVAGHPDGALIQSLPGMGATLTAELIACVGDIHRFDSGDALAAAAGVAPVLTQSGRIRYSRSATGGDKALKRVFYQAAFCSIQRDPASRAFYDRKRAEGKRHHQALIALARRKVNVLYAILRDRHPYQARPPLRLIA, encoded by the coding sequence ATGAGCGCAAGCGCCGGATTCGACATCGCCAAGGACTTCCACTGGCTCGCCGTCATCGACGACCGCGGCCATCTGCTGCTCAGCCACCGGGTCGGCAACGACCCCGACGCCATCGAGGAGGCCCTTGGCGAACTCAGGGCCCTCGCCGCCGAACACGACAACATCACGGTCGGGCTGGACATCATCGGCGGCATCGCCGCCCTGCTCACCGCCACGCTGCTGATCGACGGCTTCCCCTGCGTCCACGTGCCGGGCCTGGCCGTCAACCGGGCCCGCCAGGCCACCCGCGGCGGACAGAACAATTCCGACCCCCGCGACGCCAAAGTCATCGCCGAGCAGGTCATGTTCCGCACCGACCTGCGCCGCATCGAGCTGCCCGACGACCGGGCGGCGGAACTGCGGCTGCTGGCCGGCCACCGCACCGCCCTGGTCAAGGAGGCCACCGCCCGCACCGCGCGGATGCGGGACCTCCTCACCGGCATCCACCCCGGCCTGGAACGCGTCATCGATGCCACCACCCGCAGCGGGCTGATCCTGCTCGGCCACTACGTCACTCCGGCTGAAATCCGCCGGGCCGGGCCCACCCGCATCGCCGACTACCTGCGCAAACGCGGCGTCAGGCAACCGGCTCTGACCAGCCTGGCCGACGCCGCCCATGCCGCTGCCCGCGCCCAGCACACCAGCCTGCCCGGCGAGCGTCGCACCGCGACGCTCATCCGCGAACTGGCCGCCGAACTCCTCGCCGGAAAAGACCGGCTGAAAACCCTGGACGCCGAGATCGCGCGCCTGGTGGCCGGCCACCCTGACGGAGCCCTCATCCAGAGCCTGCCCGGGATGGGGGCCACCCTGACCGCCGAACTGATCGCCTGCGTCGGCGACATACACCGCTTCGACAGCGGCGACGCACTCGCCGCCGCGGCCGGCGTGGCCCCGGTCCTCACCCAGTCCGGCAGAATCCGCTACTCGCGCAGCGCGACCGGCGGCGACAAGGCCCTCAAACGGGTCTTCTACCAGGCCGCGTTCTGCTCCATCCAGCGTGACCCCGCCTCGCGGGCCTTCTACGACCGCAAACGAGCCGAGGGCAAACGGCACCACCAGGCCCTGATCGCCCTGGCCCGCCGCAAGGTCAACGTCCTCTACGCGATCCTGCGCGACCGCCACCCCTACCAGGCCCGGCCACCGCTCCGTCTCATCGCTTGA
- a CDS encoding glycosyl hydrolase family 28 protein: MSRRTTLQAAGATDTTAQAAEAEGTPGLVTYPVPDGAPTNASYTVKVRTPGGSWQRLGTYLATLNLISTATGAGQIQNSSLAFFDFADTVEVEVTYVKGGVRKARIRPDSYGIEPELSADTVRFELTEPRNLVVQVNDEVFDALHLFARPLETDRPAPDDPDVLYFGPGLHTTEGGVVTVPSGRTVYLDGGAVLKSRVYFKDVENAGLAGRGVIWASPGGGCTVEGSRNISIGTVTMLNPDGYAVTVAESESVTITGLGSFSSKAWGDGIDIFSSSDVTIDGVFMRNADDCIAIYTHRWEYYGDTRDITVRNSTLWADVAHPINVGTHGNTDAPEVLENLTFQNIDVCDHREPQILYQGVLALNPGDGNLIRNVRVDGMRVEDFREGQLVNMRIMFNEKYNTSAGRGIDGVHIKDLSYTGTHAGTALLIGYDQDHLIQNITFENLVVNGTVIADSMSKPSWFVTSDYVPMYANEHVKALKFITSAEAATR; encoded by the coding sequence ATGTCTCGTCGTACGACCCTTCAGGCCGCCGGTGCCACCGACACGACCGCCCAGGCGGCCGAAGCCGAAGGCACCCCCGGGCTCGTGACCTACCCCGTCCCCGACGGCGCCCCGACCAACGCGAGCTACACGGTCAAGGTCCGTACACCCGGCGGCAGTTGGCAGCGGCTCGGCACCTACCTGGCCACCCTCAACCTCATCAGCACCGCCACCGGCGCCGGGCAGATCCAGAACTCCTCCCTCGCGTTCTTCGACTTCGCGGACACCGTCGAGGTCGAGGTCACCTACGTGAAGGGCGGCGTGCGGAAGGCCCGGATCCGTCCCGACTCCTACGGCATCGAGCCCGAACTGAGCGCCGACACCGTGCGGTTCGAGCTCACCGAGCCGCGCAACCTCGTCGTCCAGGTCAACGACGAGGTCTTCGACGCGCTGCACCTGTTCGCCCGCCCCCTGGAGACCGACCGCCCCGCGCCCGACGACCCGGACGTCCTCTACTTCGGCCCCGGCCTGCACACCACCGAAGGCGGCGTCGTGACCGTCCCCTCGGGCAGGACCGTCTACCTCGACGGCGGCGCGGTGCTCAAGTCCCGCGTGTACTTCAAGGACGTGGAGAACGCGGGGCTCGCCGGGCGCGGAGTGATCTGGGCGTCACCCGGCGGCGGCTGCACCGTCGAGGGCTCGCGGAACATATCCATCGGCACGGTGACGATGCTCAACCCCGACGGCTACGCGGTCACGGTCGCCGAGTCCGAGAGCGTCACCATCACAGGCCTCGGCTCCTTCAGCTCCAAGGCCTGGGGCGACGGCATCGACATCTTCTCCAGCAGCGACGTCACCATCGACGGCGTCTTCATGCGCAATGCCGACGACTGCATCGCCATCTACACCCACCGCTGGGAGTACTACGGCGACACCCGAGACATCACGGTCAGGAACTCCACCCTCTGGGCGGACGTCGCGCACCCCATCAACGTCGGCACCCACGGCAACACCGACGCCCCCGAGGTCCTGGAGAACCTGACCTTCCAGAACATCGACGTCTGCGACCACCGCGAACCGCAGATCCTCTACCAGGGCGTCCTCGCCCTCAACCCCGGTGACGGCAACCTCATCAGGAACGTCCGCGTCGACGGCATGCGCGTGGAGGACTTCCGCGAGGGCCAACTCGTCAACATGCGGATCATGTTCAACGAGAAGTACAACACCTCGGCGGGCCGCGGCATCGACGGCGTCCACATCAAGGACCTCAGCTACACCGGCACCCACGCCGGCACCGCGCTGCTGATCGGCTACGACCAGGACCACCTGATCCAGAACATCACCTTCGAGAACCTCGTCGTCAACGGCACGGTGATCGCCGACTCGATGAGCAAGCCGAGCTGGTTCGTCACCTCGGACTACGTGCCGATGTACGCCAACGAGCACGTGAAGGCCCTCAAGTTCATCACGAGCGCCGAAGCGGCGACTCGGTGA
- a CDS encoding LacI family DNA-binding transcriptional regulator gives MVRTGSVSGPTLAVVAREAGVSVPTASKVVNGREDVAPETRRRVTEALDRLGYVRRPRFEASKAPGLVDLVVHSLESSWSGAVLHGVEGAAHDAGLEVVVSAGLTRTRGGRPERGWLDKLTTRGSSGVLFNLAELTPSQYAWLDQHRIPFVMIDPVHEPPPGVVSVGAANWQGGLLATEHLLSLGHERIAVIGGYRRKICSSDRIAGYRSALASAGIRHRPEYIRYGSFDETVAHCRMLELLDLPEPPTAAFVCSDKMALGAYQALAERKLSVPDDFSVVGFDDLPESRWATPALTTVRQPLSEMAATALRLLVRLMAGDQPEGTRTELSTRLVERSSTGPGPVA, from the coding sequence ATGGTCCGTACGGGAAGCGTGAGCGGGCCGACGCTGGCGGTCGTCGCCCGGGAGGCGGGGGTGTCCGTGCCGACGGCGTCGAAGGTGGTCAACGGCCGGGAGGACGTGGCGCCGGAGACACGCCGCCGGGTGACGGAGGCCCTCGACCGCCTCGGCTACGTCCGCAGACCCCGCTTCGAGGCGTCGAAGGCACCGGGTCTGGTCGACCTGGTGGTGCACTCCCTCGAAAGCTCCTGGTCGGGCGCGGTGCTGCACGGCGTGGAGGGGGCGGCGCACGACGCGGGCCTTGAGGTGGTGGTCTCGGCCGGGCTGACCCGGACCAGGGGCGGGCGCCCCGAGCGCGGCTGGCTGGACAAGCTCACCACCCGGGGCTCCTCAGGGGTGTTGTTCAACCTGGCCGAGCTGACTCCGTCGCAGTACGCCTGGCTCGACCAGCACCGCATTCCCTTCGTGATGATCGACCCGGTCCACGAACCGCCGCCGGGGGTCGTGTCGGTGGGTGCGGCGAACTGGCAGGGCGGCCTGCTGGCGACGGAGCATCTCCTCTCCCTCGGCCATGAGCGCATCGCCGTCATCGGTGGCTACCGCCGCAAGATCTGCAGCAGCGACCGCATCGCCGGCTATCGCTCCGCCCTCGCGTCGGCCGGGATCCGCCACCGCCCCGAATACATCCGTTACGGCAGCTTCGACGAAACCGTCGCCCACTGCCGCATGCTGGAGCTCCTCGACCTCCCCGAACCGCCCACCGCCGCGTTCGTCTGCTCCGACAAGATGGCCCTCGGCGCCTACCAGGCCCTGGCCGAGCGGAAGTTGAGCGTCCCGGACGACTTCAGCGTGGTCGGCTTCGACGACCTCCCCGAGTCCCGCTGGGCCACCCCCGCACTCACCACCGTGCGCCAACCACTCTCCGAGATGGCCGCGACGGCACTGCGCCTCCTGGTCCGACTGATGGCGGGCGACCAGCCGGAGGGCACCCGCACGGAGCTATCGACGCGGCTGGTGGAGCGGTCGAGCACGGGTCCCGGGCCGGTGGCCTGA